In Leptidea sinapis chromosome 2, ilLepSina1.1, whole genome shotgun sequence, the sequence tcattaatgttaaataattgttaacataattattataagctcAAATGTTCATAATTCGCTATTCATAATCAATTCAGGCAGCATTTAAGTAATTGTGACTGATTTACATACACCATACAATAACAATTGCTAATAGCATAGGTATATATGTGCAGAACTATAACACACAAGcatatatcatttatatgtgTTTAATTGTCCACAAATTTATATCATGTCCATtgaattttcttattattatgttacaaaaaGATACAGTAGAACCCGCTTAATACAATTTCTCGCAAAATACGCCAATCCCTGCAACTATAGACATGTTTTCATACACAGAATAACAAGAAACCCTGTTACTGCAAGGTTTTCCTGGATATTCTTCCATTAATGACAAAATGGCACACTACTTATTGAGAATACAATAGTATGAATAACACAAAAAGGAGTCCCAAGTGAGAATGATAAAAATGAAGACGAGTCAACTCCGCTTTTGGTTAGCTAGCTAGCTTGTCAATTAGCAGCTGTTAGTGATCTAAGACCTCTTGCAGCTTCTTTAACTAAAAGCAGACACAACGcaaaagttaaattatgttGAAAATCATGTATATTGCTAATTCATCAAAATCTTTCTGTCAAACAAAATAAGTGATTACTTTAAATgacataattaaaattacagtaaaaatttaattgctaAAAGTGTTGCATTGCTAAAAGAATGAGAGGCAGACAGATACTAAGGTGGGAAGATGACATAAAGAAGGTTGCTGGACCAGTTTGGAGTAGAGAAGCCCGCGCTTCTGGGAGAGAGAGCACTGGAAGGTcctagaggaggcctatgtACTGACATACATATAATCCACTGGGACAAGCTAGATATATTGCTAAACTATGTTTAAAGGCTATCTTTATCTTatgtatttcatttaatttataatttaacacCGACATATACAATACAAGAAGGATTatgttctatattttattagtattatattctatgtagtatattttatttcccTATCCCGCATAATACACCATCTCGCTTAAGACACATTTTTGGTTGGGTCCCTGTGAAATCATCGTAAGCAGGTTTTACTGTAGTTTATTAGGCATTgtacaaattcaaaatcattatAGTACATCATCAGGCCAATAACCGATCACAAAACACTAATAACTCGTCAAAACTATTTACTATTCTCACATTGCACAAATTAGACTATTATTATGTGTAACAAATGTCACTTGCTATCTGTATGGCACTAATGTATTGAACATTGCCCTCAACACAAACCAGATGGATTTAGACTAATCACAAACATTAAGAACTCCTTTACAGACAAAATCTGGATACAcagaaataatttgtataacaatAGTTTTATCACCTTTACACATTTCTCATATCCTCTCTGAAGAACTTTTCctaaattgtttataaattaatgaacttTAAAAGCTAGAAAAACACACAACTTCCTAACCACACATCTAGCATCTATGGTCAACATCacagtatataaaaatatcaacatttataattaatactactactaatactaaaactaaaaacaatacAAAGCTGCTTAAAGCACCGCtgtataaagataaaatatcaTAGCTAACTGcactaaatacaatatatttgagAGCAGTCATCTTGATTTCTCTTTAGACATTAAGGTTAGAGCTTGGCCCATCAATACTTTATCACCAGCCTTCAAATTGAGTTGGAAGTTAGCAGGGGCTTCAAATAGCAATATAATGGTACTGCCCATATTGAATTGGCCAAATAATTCTCCTTTTTTAAATGCTACTTTACCCATATCATATTCATCAACACGCTTTCGATTACCCTTTGTATTAGTTTTCAGCTCTGGATCTTTGTAAATTTCTATTGATCCAACGTTTGTAGCTCCAACCGCTGTCATACTGAAAAACCCATACTCCCAATCCCCAACATAAACCGCCCTTTCATTCATTGTAAACAAACCAGGTATCAGATTAGCCATCCATGGGTTAACAGATAATAGTTTTCCAGAAAAATGCCTCCTAAATGTTGATTTCCAGTCGCAGGGTGAATGGAATCTATGATAATCTCCAGGAGCTAGATATATTATACACTGGTGTAGGATGTTACTTTTATCTTTTAGTAATGAGTCATAGTAATTTTTCCCTTTGTTCTGTGACCATTTGTTTTCACCTAAGAACTCCTCCAAACTGTAAGTTACTCCTTTGACTTGCTCGATTCTATCAGATTTTGCTGGACCACAATTAAGAACAACACCATCGCAAGGAGAAACACATGATGCGGGGGCTAAAACTCTCGCTCCCTCACGTAATGAGCGAGTAAAAAACGCCGACAAACTCTTGTAATAAGTTAAATCCGTAACGGCAGCTTCACTTATGTCTACATTGAACATCCGCACATACGTACCATATACGAAACTGCGAAGAGCCACAGGAATTTCAGTTGCAGCTATTTTGCCCCACAGCCTACTTGTGATTCGGAAAGGAAACATTTCATAGAACTTAATTTCCACTTGTGACACTTCGTAGTTTATGCTTGCACGGATGTAACACCATCCTACATAAATAACACTTCCAAGAGGCACCCACTTCGTAAATATCGTGCGGAAATTTGTCCATTTTGATTTCTGTATTTGACTAGTCGTCGTGTTGATTTGCTTTGTTTGACTGTGATTGTTCAATGTCTGTCGCAGCGGCCTATGcggttttaatcttttaaacaTTGGGTTTATGACTGGAAGGCACGTCCGAATGCGCGTTGCCGGAAACATTTTTCGCTCGGGCACCTCCCTTAGcggtttaaaaataagtgatgTTTATCTAATTAGCTGCAAATTGATTTGCGACTTGCGTTATGCGTAACGACTAAGCCGCCAACGTCCGATTATAGATTTGCAAGTTGCGAGTACTTGTTACTTCATAACCAATTACAATCTATCAAGTATCAACTATCATCAACCAATAAAAAACGTACAAAAGAAcggaaattaatttttattttgacgtaTCTCGATCATATTTCAACGAACGGGTGGAACGGCTTGGATCTAGATAAATATCCGTCAGGCGTCAACTTAACTCGGGACCTGGCTCGAATGACACTTGACAGTTCCAAGACAGTTCTAGGAAGTACGGTCAGCTAGAAAAACTCAACAAAAGCGGTTTGTATCTAGTAGGCCAGTAAGAATAGAATTTAACCTCGCACAAATtattcgataattctttttgtaAGGTGCAAACTGTGTAAAAAATCATTTTGTCATTTCTGGCAGATCGAAGTGGTGCTCTTGAATAAATTGGCCGATATCTAGGGAACTATGCACTTTAGGgcaaaagttatttaaaccatTACTGTAGGAAATACAATATTACATCTTTTATTTcctgtaaacttttttgtaaaatttactgTTTATGATTTATGGTTCATTTTATTGGTTTTTCCATCTCCGTCGATAACTCTTAACATATcggattaataaaaaaaaaagctgtgCAAATGCACACATTTTTGTTTTGTGTGTTTATTCTCTAGGTACAACTTTTTTTCTAATGTCCATGTTTTAACGGACGCACGTTGATTGGTGGCTACCGGGCGTAAAGTCGATAATTGGAAGAATTTGGAGGTACGCCTACAATACaatgttacaaaattaacaaacaaatttaaaaaaatattccgaaTGTTTATgttcttaatttattattattagcacatatcattatgacgttgttattgaatatttaacaaatatggctgtatgggctcga encodes:
- the LOC126977908 gene encoding phosphatidylserine decarboxylase proenzyme, mitochondrial, with the translated sequence MFPATRIRTCLPVINPMFKRLKPHRPLRQTLNNHSQTKQINTTTSQIQKSKWTNFRTIFTKWVPLGSVIYVGWCYIRASINYEVSQVEIKFYEMFPFRITSRLWGKIAATEIPVALRSFVYGTYVRMFNVDISEAAVTDLTYYKSLSAFFTRSLREGARVLAPASCVSPCDGVVLNCGPAKSDRIEQVKGVTYSLEEFLGENKWSQNKGKNYYDSLLKDKSNILHQCIIYLAPGDYHRFHSPCDWKSTFRRHFSGKLLSVNPWMANLIPGLFTMNERAVYVGDWEYGFFSMTAVGATNVGSIEIYKDPELKTNTKGNRKRVDEYDMGKVAFKKGELFGQFNMGSTIILLFEAPANFQLNLKAGDKVLMGQALTLMSKEKSR